A genomic region of Arachis hypogaea cultivar Tifrunner chromosome 5, arahy.Tifrunner.gnm2.J5K5, whole genome shotgun sequence contains the following coding sequences:
- the LOC112803244 gene encoding replication protein A 70 kDa DNA-binding subunit A-like → MYIMTNFIVVDNQKGNISRGKYLLFFIHRTIVSHVENPSFPLNAFRFRTIRELLNVEKIDDSALFDMIGEVVGKEDPKELITSKGKETKRLTVILEDLENNRIGCTIFGEMVDQLLRHMQDGRVEPLIVVVQYFKATRWNGKTSVQSHFDISQLHIDSNLKDVAEFRSRLLGGEPSSSVRISQVPSKTAWSGVEELKQGAVSVKTIEEVLIQHEEGPAWIAASIVAINVTKDDWFYKSCRKCPKKVETPIGNRYECGKCDHTHGSAALRFFCIIFVWNFLNKYMFICILFVL, encoded by the exons ATGTACATTATGACCAACTTCATTGTTGTTGACAACCAAAAGGGTAACATATCAAGGGGAAAGTATTTATTATTCTTCATTCATAGGACAATCGTCAGTCATGTTGAGAATCCCAGTTTTCCGCTAAATGCTTTTCGATTTAGAACCATCCGTGAGTTACTAAATGTTGAGAAGATCGATGACTCTGCATTGTTTG acaTGATTGGTGAAGTAGTTGGTAAAGAAGATCCAAAAGAGTTGATCACCAGCAAAGGAAAGGAGACTAAACGACTGACTGTTATCTTGGAGGACCTAGA AAATAATAGGATTGGGTGCACTATATTTGGTGAAATGGTTGACCAGCTACTTCGTCACATGCAAGATGGAAGGGTTGAGCCACTAATAGTTGTGGTCCAGTATTTTAAGGCAACCAGATGGAATGGCAAGACATCTGTCCAAAGCCATTTTGACATTTCACAGCTGCACATAGACTCCAACCTTAAAGATGTTGCTGAATTTAGGAGCAG GCTGCTTGGCGGTGAACCATCATCCTCTGTGAGGATTAGTCAAGTTCCATCAAAAACAGCTTGGTCAGGGGTTGAGGAGCTTAAACAAGGTGCTGTGTCAgtgaaaacaattgaagaagtcCTTATCCAACATGAG GAAGGTCCAGCTTGGATTGCTGCAAGTATTGTTGCGATTAATGTTACGAAGGATGATTGGTTCTATAAATCATGTAGAAAATGTCCAAAGAAAGTAGAAACTCCTATTGGAAACAGATATGAATGTGGGAAGTGTGACCATACACATGGATCTGCAGCCCTAAGgttcttttgtataatatttgtatggaactttttaaataaatacatgttcatttgtattttgtttgtaTTATAG